From Drosophila virilis strain 15010-1051.87 chromosome X, Dvir_AGI_RSII-ME, whole genome shotgun sequence, the proteins below share one genomic window:
- the fs(1)h gene encoding homeotic protein female sterile isoform X9 produces MSSNEPPPRYEPAVEPINGIVQPPVVPPQERPGRNTNQLQYLIKTVMKVIWKHHFSWPFQQPVDAKKLNLPDYHKIIKQPMDMGTIKKRLENNYYWSAKEAIHDFNTMFTNCYVYNKPGEDVVVMAQTLEKVFLQKIESMPKEELELEPVTAKGGKKKQRAPTTPKATSSSSAGAGIGSSNATTASATSTPTAGGKAAQSSQLPTNMGLPQSASAVSTPTSAAAQAQAAAAAAAAAAAAAAAAAAANARPVSAMGGTVSSTAGGGVTPSIPPISTMPPHTVPGSTNTTTTAMAAAAAAAAAGGGPGATNAAALNAAMASLLNPAQSGAASYGVGGQQTSLNNSSLLDGNAAAAAVAQAQAAAAAAVAAAALDGTGGGGGGVTIPTAAVNAANAVQAYVNSTAGVGVGVVDAVIPPQQPAKMKKGVKRKADTTTPTANAFESPYAQMDSKAAKIATRRESNRQDLTFQGSGYPMSPLGVAGVPGLVAGGAVGGVPGAKSKEKLSDALKSCNEILKELFSKKHSGYAWPFYKPVDAELLGLHDYHDIIKKPMDLGTVKRKMDNREYKSAPEFAADVRLIFTNCYKYNPPDHDVVAMGRKLQDVFEMRYANIPDEPVANAAHHHHHGYSSTSKHDASDSSSEDSSDTENESNSDEERSAKLKMLESKLLGLQEEIRKLVEEASAKKKAKKKLKEKKKSLGPSSGSGAGGGSGGGGGGGGGGGAHHQQHAPSASNATHGGVTLPANVAALNAGGAASANLSALLSGSLVGAGAAGVAGGVPGAAMLQHVHDMAMRQLTDSGAAAGAGYAAGVNAAGMSAGGGKAAAGALAGALAAGAAAGAGGAGGGGGGGGSKGAKVKGQRGAKGGAGVAAGGAAGGTAAGAAGLGPGGAASGGGGAGGGGGGGGGGGSGATNAKRTKGSSNAGAGAGAAGANAGGGAAARGSSKKKPSQVMNFDSEEEDTAKPMSYDEKRQLSLDINKLPGDKLGRVVHIIQNREPSLRDSNPDEIEIDFETLKPSTLRELESYVASCLRKKTRKPYYKKPSGKSKDEQMAEKKQELEKRLQDVTGQLGASKKTAKKDETTSSKVEAVQPANPVSSSSSSSDSSSSSSSDSSSSDSSDSEAG; encoded by the exons ATGTCATCCAACGAACCACCGCCACGTTATGAGCCCGCTGTGGAGCCCATCAATGGTATTGTACAGCCACCGGTTGTGCCGCCGCAGGAGCGACCGGGACGCAATACAAATCAATTGCAATATTTGATTAAAaccgtgatgaaggtcatatggAAGCATCATTTCTCTTGGCCATTTCAACAGCCCGTCGATGCCAAGAAACTGAACCTGCCCGACTATCATAAGATTATCAAACAGCCAATGGACATGGGTACGATCAAGAAGCGTTTGGAGAACAATTACTATTGGTCGGCCAAGGAGGCCATACACGATTTTAATACAATGTTCACCAATTGTTATGTATACAATAAGCCCGGCGaggatgttgttgttatggccCAAACGCTTGAAAAGGTATTTCTACAGAAGATCGAATCGATGCCCAAGGAAGAGCTCGAACTGGAGCCGGTTACGGCAAAGGGtggcaaaaagaaacaacGCGCACCGACCACACCCAAAgcgaccagcagcagcagcgccggcgCCGGTATTGGCAGCAGCAATGCGACAACAGCCTCAGCGACAAGTACACCAACAGCTGGCGGCAAGGCGGCACAATCCTCACAGCTGCCAACAAACATGGGCCTGCCACAATCAGCGTCAGCGGTATCAACgccaacatcagcagcagcccaagcacaagcagcagcagcagcagcagcggcggcagcagccgcagcagcagcagcagcggcagcaaacgCCCGACCAGTTTCCGCCATGGGCGGTACGGTTTCATCAACGGCCGGCGGAGGCGTTACACCGTCCATACCACCGATTAGCACAATGCCGCCGCATACGGTGCCGGGCAGCACGAATACAACGACCACTgcaatggcagcggcagcggcagcggcggcggcgggtGGTGGGCCCGGCGCAACAAATGCGGCTGCACTAAATGCGGCAATGGCCAGCCTTTTAAATCCTGCGCAGAGCGGCGCCGCCAGCTATGGTGTTGGCGGCCAACAGACCTCGCTCAACAACAGCTCCCTGCTCGACGGCaatgcggcggcagcggcggttgcccaagcccaagcggcagcagccgccgctgtCGCAGCTGCCGCCCTAGATGGcaccggcggcggcggcggcggcgtaaCAATACCAACGGCTGCCGTTAACGCCGCCAATGCGGTCCAGGCCTATGTGAACAGCACGGCGGGCGTTGGAGTCGGTGTTGTCGATGCTGTCATACCACCACAGCAGCCGGCCAAAATGAAGAAGGGCGTCAAACGGAAGGCGGACACGACAACGCCAACGGCGAACGCATTCGAATCGCCCTACGCCCAAATGGACTCCAAAGCGGCCAAAATAGCGACGCGGCGGGAATCGAATCGTCAG GATCTTACATTCCAGGGCTCGGGCTATCCAATGTCACCATTGGGTGTCGCTGGTGTGCCTGGTCTGGTTGCCGGCGGCGCCGTTGGTGGCGTACCGGGTGCCAAGTCCAAGGAGAAACTATCGGATGCACTAAAGTCATGCAATGAGATACTCAAGGAGCTGTTCTCAAAGAAGCACTCCGGCTATGCCTGGCCCTTCTACAAACCGGTGGACGCTGAACTGTTGGGCCTGCACGACTATCACGATATCATTAAGAAGCCAATGGATCTGGGCACCGTTAAGCGTAAAATGGACAATCGCGAATATAAGAGCGCGCCGGAATTTGCGGCCGATGTTCGATTAATATTCACCAACTGCTACAAATACAATCCGCCAGATCATGATGTTGTTGCCATGGGACGTAAGCTTCAGGATGTCTTCGAGATGCGCTACGCGAATATACCCGACGAGCCCGTTGCGAATGCggcccatcatcatcatcatggaTATTCGAGTACATCCAAGCACGATGCAAGCGATTCATCTAGCGAGGATTCCAGCGATACCGAAAACGAGTCCAATTCGGATGAGGAGCGCAGCGCCAAGCTTAAAATGCTCGAATCAAAGCTGTTGGGCCTCCAGGAGGAGATACGCAAGCTCGTCGAGGAGGCGTCCGCCAAAAAGAAGGCCAAGAAAAAActcaaagaaaagaaaaagtcaCTCGGAccgagcagcggcagcggtgcCGGCGGCGGTtccggtggcggtggcggcggcggcggcggcggcggtgccCATCATCAGCAGCACGCGCCCAGCGCCAGCAATGCCACACACGGCGGCGTCACATTGCCCGCCAATGTGGCCGCACTCAATGCTGGCGGCGCAGCCAGCGCCAATTTGTCGGCGCTGTTGAGCGGCTCGCTGGTGGGCGCCGGTGCTGCCGGCGTCGCTGGCGGCGTGCCCGGCGCGGCGATGCTACAGCATGTCCACGACATGGCGATGAGGCAGCTAACGGACAGCGGAGCCGCCGCCGGAGCGGGCTATGCGGCCGGCGTGAATGCAGCGGGCATGTCAGCTGGCGGTGGCAAGGCGGCAGCCGGTGCATTGGCTGGCGCTTTGGCAGCCGGTGCGGCTGCCGGAGCCGGCGgtgctggcggcggcggcggtggcggtggcagtAAAGGTGCTAAGGTCAAGGGACAGCGCGGCGCCAAGGGTGGTGCGGGCGTTGCTGCCGGTGGTGCAGCAGGCGGTACGGCTGCTGGTGCAGCCGGTCTGGGTCCAGGTGGTGCTGCCTCCGGTGGCGGTGGAgccggcggtggcggtggcggcggtggtggcggtggcAGCGGTGCCACCAATGCGAAACGCACCAAGGGCAGCAGCAATGCCggcgctggagctggagctgctggtGCCAATGCTGGCGGAGGTGCCGCTGCacgcggcagcagcaaaaagaagCCCAGCCAGGTGATGAACTTCGATTCCGAGGAGGAGGACACCGCCAAGCCCATGTCCTACGATGAAAAGCGACAGCTCTCCCTTGACATTAACAAATTGCCAG GCGATAAACTGGGACGTGTGGTTCATATTATACAAAATCGGGAGCCATCGCTGCGCGACTCGAATCCGGATGAGATTGAGATCGATTTCGAGACGCTGAAGCCGTCGACGCTGCGCGAGCTAGAAAGCTATGTGGCGTCGTGTTTGCGCAAAAAAACACGTAAGCCATATT ATAAAAAGCCTTCCGGTAAATCAAAGGACGAGCAAATGGCCGAAAAGAAACAGGAACTGGAGAAACGGTTACAGGATGTAACTGGCCAATTGGGCGCTAGCAAGAAAACAGCCAAGAAAG ATGAGACCACGTCCAGCAAAGTGGAGGCTGTGCAGCCAGCGAATCCTGTCTCGTCTAGTTCAAGTTCCAGCGATTCATCGTCTTCGAGTTCGAGTGATAGCAGTTCGAGTGACTCGAGCGACAGTGAAGCAGGTTAG
- the fs(1)h gene encoding homeotic protein female sterile isoform X8 codes for MSSNEPPPRYEPAVEPINGIVQPPVVPPQERPGRNTNQLQYLIKTVMKVIWKHHFSWPFQQPVDAKKLNLPDYHKIIKQPMDMGTIKKRLENNYYWSAKEAIHDFNTMFTNCYVYNKPGEDVVVMAQTLEKVFLQKIESMPKEELELEPVTAKGGKKKQRAPTTPKATSSSSAGAGIGSSNATTASATSTPTAGGKAAQSSQLPTNMGLPQSASAVSTPTSAAAQAQAAAAAAAAAAAAAAAAAAANARPVSAMGGTVSSTAGGGVTPSIPPISTMPPHTVPGSTNTTTTAMAAAAAAAAAGGGPGATNAAALNAAMASLLNPAQSGAASYGVGGQQTSLNNSSLLDGNAAAAAVAQAQAAAAAAVAAAALDGTGGGGGGVTIPTAAVNAANAVQAYVNSTAGVGVGVVDAVIPPQQPAKMKKGVKRKADTTTPTANAFESPYAQMDSKAAKIATRRESNRQVIGKKDLTFQGSGYPMSPLGVAGVPGLVAGGAVGGVPGAKSKEKLSDALKSCNEILKELFSKKHSGYAWPFYKPVDAELLGLHDYHDIIKKPMDLGTVKRKMDNREYKSAPEFAADVRLIFTNCYKYNPPDHDVVAMGRKLQDVFEMRYANIPDEPVANAAHHHHHGYSSTSKHDASDSSSEDSSDTENESNSDEERSAKLKMLESKLLGLQEEIRKLVEEASAKKKAKKKLKEKKKSLGPSSGSGAGGGSGGGGGGGGGGGAHHQQHAPSASNATHGGVTLPANVAALNAGGAASANLSALLSGSLVGAGAAGVAGGVPGAAMLQHVHDMAMRQLTDSGAAAGAGYAAGVNAAGMSAGGGKAAAGALAGALAAGAAAGAGGAGGGGGGGGSKGAKVKGQRGAKGGAGVAAGGAAGGTAAGAAGLGPGGAASGGGGAGGGGGGGGGGGSGATNAKRTKGSSNAGAGAGAAGANAGGGAAARGSSKKKPSQVMNFDSEEEDTAKPMSYDEKRQLSLDINKLPGDKLGRVVHIIQNREPSLRDSNPDEIEIDFETLKPSTLRELESYVASCLRKKTRKPYYKKPSGKSKDEQMAEKKQELEKRLQDVTGQLGASKKTAKKDETTSSKVEAVQPANPVSSSSSSSDSSSSSSSDSSSSDSSDSEAG; via the exons ATGTCATCCAACGAACCACCGCCACGTTATGAGCCCGCTGTGGAGCCCATCAATGGTATTGTACAGCCACCGGTTGTGCCGCCGCAGGAGCGACCGGGACGCAATACAAATCAATTGCAATATTTGATTAAAaccgtgatgaaggtcatatggAAGCATCATTTCTCTTGGCCATTTCAACAGCCCGTCGATGCCAAGAAACTGAACCTGCCCGACTATCATAAGATTATCAAACAGCCAATGGACATGGGTACGATCAAGAAGCGTTTGGAGAACAATTACTATTGGTCGGCCAAGGAGGCCATACACGATTTTAATACAATGTTCACCAATTGTTATGTATACAATAAGCCCGGCGaggatgttgttgttatggccCAAACGCTTGAAAAGGTATTTCTACAGAAGATCGAATCGATGCCCAAGGAAGAGCTCGAACTGGAGCCGGTTACGGCAAAGGGtggcaaaaagaaacaacGCGCACCGACCACACCCAAAgcgaccagcagcagcagcgccggcgCCGGTATTGGCAGCAGCAATGCGACAACAGCCTCAGCGACAAGTACACCAACAGCTGGCGGCAAGGCGGCACAATCCTCACAGCTGCCAACAAACATGGGCCTGCCACAATCAGCGTCAGCGGTATCAACgccaacatcagcagcagcccaagcacaagcagcagcagcagcagcagcggcggcagcagccgcagcagcagcagcagcggcagcaaacgCCCGACCAGTTTCCGCCATGGGCGGTACGGTTTCATCAACGGCCGGCGGAGGCGTTACACCGTCCATACCACCGATTAGCACAATGCCGCCGCATACGGTGCCGGGCAGCACGAATACAACGACCACTgcaatggcagcggcagcggcagcggcggcggcgggtGGTGGGCCCGGCGCAACAAATGCGGCTGCACTAAATGCGGCAATGGCCAGCCTTTTAAATCCTGCGCAGAGCGGCGCCGCCAGCTATGGTGTTGGCGGCCAACAGACCTCGCTCAACAACAGCTCCCTGCTCGACGGCaatgcggcggcagcggcggttgcccaagcccaagcggcagcagccgccgctgtCGCAGCTGCCGCCCTAGATGGcaccggcggcggcggcggcggcgtaaCAATACCAACGGCTGCCGTTAACGCCGCCAATGCGGTCCAGGCCTATGTGAACAGCACGGCGGGCGTTGGAGTCGGTGTTGTCGATGCTGTCATACCACCACAGCAGCCGGCCAAAATGAAGAAGGGCGTCAAACGGAAGGCGGACACGACAACGCCAACGGCGAACGCATTCGAATCGCCCTACGCCCAAATGGACTCCAAAGCGGCCAAAATAGCGACGCGGCGGGAATCGAATCGTCAGGTAATTGGCAAAAAG GATCTTACATTCCAGGGCTCGGGCTATCCAATGTCACCATTGGGTGTCGCTGGTGTGCCTGGTCTGGTTGCCGGCGGCGCCGTTGGTGGCGTACCGGGTGCCAAGTCCAAGGAGAAACTATCGGATGCACTAAAGTCATGCAATGAGATACTCAAGGAGCTGTTCTCAAAGAAGCACTCCGGCTATGCCTGGCCCTTCTACAAACCGGTGGACGCTGAACTGTTGGGCCTGCACGACTATCACGATATCATTAAGAAGCCAATGGATCTGGGCACCGTTAAGCGTAAAATGGACAATCGCGAATATAAGAGCGCGCCGGAATTTGCGGCCGATGTTCGATTAATATTCACCAACTGCTACAAATACAATCCGCCAGATCATGATGTTGTTGCCATGGGACGTAAGCTTCAGGATGTCTTCGAGATGCGCTACGCGAATATACCCGACGAGCCCGTTGCGAATGCggcccatcatcatcatcatggaTATTCGAGTACATCCAAGCACGATGCAAGCGATTCATCTAGCGAGGATTCCAGCGATACCGAAAACGAGTCCAATTCGGATGAGGAGCGCAGCGCCAAGCTTAAAATGCTCGAATCAAAGCTGTTGGGCCTCCAGGAGGAGATACGCAAGCTCGTCGAGGAGGCGTCCGCCAAAAAGAAGGCCAAGAAAAAActcaaagaaaagaaaaagtcaCTCGGAccgagcagcggcagcggtgcCGGCGGCGGTtccggtggcggtggcggcggcggcggcggcggcggtgccCATCATCAGCAGCACGCGCCCAGCGCCAGCAATGCCACACACGGCGGCGTCACATTGCCCGCCAATGTGGCCGCACTCAATGCTGGCGGCGCAGCCAGCGCCAATTTGTCGGCGCTGTTGAGCGGCTCGCTGGTGGGCGCCGGTGCTGCCGGCGTCGCTGGCGGCGTGCCCGGCGCGGCGATGCTACAGCATGTCCACGACATGGCGATGAGGCAGCTAACGGACAGCGGAGCCGCCGCCGGAGCGGGCTATGCGGCCGGCGTGAATGCAGCGGGCATGTCAGCTGGCGGTGGCAAGGCGGCAGCCGGTGCATTGGCTGGCGCTTTGGCAGCCGGTGCGGCTGCCGGAGCCGGCGgtgctggcggcggcggcggtggcggtggcagtAAAGGTGCTAAGGTCAAGGGACAGCGCGGCGCCAAGGGTGGTGCGGGCGTTGCTGCCGGTGGTGCAGCAGGCGGTACGGCTGCTGGTGCAGCCGGTCTGGGTCCAGGTGGTGCTGCCTCCGGTGGCGGTGGAgccggcggtggcggtggcggcggtggtggcggtggcAGCGGTGCCACCAATGCGAAACGCACCAAGGGCAGCAGCAATGCCggcgctggagctggagctgctggtGCCAATGCTGGCGGAGGTGCCGCTGCacgcggcagcagcaaaaagaagCCCAGCCAGGTGATGAACTTCGATTCCGAGGAGGAGGACACCGCCAAGCCCATGTCCTACGATGAAAAGCGACAGCTCTCCCTTGACATTAACAAATTGCCAG GCGATAAACTGGGACGTGTGGTTCATATTATACAAAATCGGGAGCCATCGCTGCGCGACTCGAATCCGGATGAGATTGAGATCGATTTCGAGACGCTGAAGCCGTCGACGCTGCGCGAGCTAGAAAGCTATGTGGCGTCGTGTTTGCGCAAAAAAACACGTAAGCCATATT ATAAAAAGCCTTCCGGTAAATCAAAGGACGAGCAAATGGCCGAAAAGAAACAGGAACTGGAGAAACGGTTACAGGATGTAACTGGCCAATTGGGCGCTAGCAAGAAAACAGCCAAGAAAG ATGAGACCACGTCCAGCAAAGTGGAGGCTGTGCAGCCAGCGAATCCTGTCTCGTCTAGTTCAAGTTCCAGCGATTCATCGTCTTCGAGTTCGAGTGATAGCAGTTCGAGTGACTCGAGCGACAGTGAAGCAGGTTAG